GTCCAAGTTAATCCATCTTCACTAATTTCCCATGATTTAGCTTGTCTTGGAATAACTGTTCCATCTGGAAGTGTATCTGTTAACCCTTCTGTTAAAAACCCATGTATATTCATTGTAAAACCATCTGTTAATATTTGTGGGTCAAATGATCTACCTTCTGCAACTGCATTAAAATACGCTACTTTTTCATTTGCTTTTTCTTTTGTACCACCACAACTAAATACTGCAAATGCCAGTAATAGTGATGTAATTATTTTTTTCATACTTTTCTCCTTTAAAAATCATTATTTATTGTCTTCTATAAAATCTTTCTCTACATAATGATCTTTTTCATATTCTACTAACGAAGATTTAACTGTTTTATTAATATCTTTTGCTGTCCCTACTGGACTTCTTAAATAGTCTTCATCCATTTCTATTTTTTCTTTTTTCACATGATCTGGGTCTGGTATAGGTACTGCAGATATAAGTGATTTAGTATATGTATGTATAGGATTATTATATACAGCATCGGGAGTTCCCAATTCTACTAATCTTCCTCTAAACATAACTGCTACTCTATCTGATATATACTTAACCATTGATAAATCATGCGCTATAAATACTAATGTTAAATCTCTTTCTTTTTGTAGTTTTTTTAATAAATTAACTACTTGTGCTTGTATAGAAACATCTAGTGCTGATATAGGTTCATCACAAATTAAAACTTGTGGGTTCACTGCTAATGCACGAGCTATACCTATTCTTTGTCTTTGTCCACCTGAAAATTCATGTGGAAATCTACTAGCATGCTCTCTATTAAGACCAACTATTTCTAATAATTCATATACTTTTTCTTGTCTATCTTTTCTGTCTTCATATAAACCATGTATATCCATTCCTTCTGCAACTATATCTCCTACTGTCATTCTAGGATTTAGTGATGCTTGTGGATCTTGGAATATCATTTGTACTCTTTTAGTAAATTCTTTTTTTGAATACTTTTCAATAGGTTTACCATCTAATTCTATATCTCCAAGAGTTTTTTCATATAATTTACATAAAGTTCTCCCAAAAGTAGTTTTCCCACTTCCAGATTCTCCAACTAAACTTAAAACTTCTCCCCTGTATATGTCTATACTAACATCATCAACTGCTTTTAAAAGTTTCTTTTTTCCAATAGGGAAATATTTTTTCATATTTCTTACTTTCATTATTATTTCAGCCATTATCTTGCCTCCCTATCAGAATCTTTTACATACTTAGTTTTTACTCTAGTTTCTGTTCCATCTTCAAATGTATATGTAATTACTCCATTTGCATTAAATTTAATTTTAGGTGCTCCATCTACATAATGCCATGATTTAACAAAATGGTTATTAGGTAGTTCCACCATAGGTGGTTTTTTCTCATAATCTATTTTTAATGAAAATTCAGAACGAGCCGCAAATGGATCTCCTACTGGTGGATTTAATAAATCAGGTGGAGTCCCATCTATAGAAAATAATTCTACACTTGAATCCATATCTAATCTTGGTAATGATTTTAATAATTCCCAAGTATATGCATGACAAGGATTTTTAAATAATTCTCTAACTGGCGCTTCTTCTAATTTTTCTCCTGCATACATAACAACAACTCTATCAGCAGTTTCAGCAACCACTCCTAAATCATGTGTTATTAGTATAACTCCTATATTTAATGATTGTTTTAACTCATTTATTAAATCAATTATTTGTGCTTGTATAGTAACATCTAATGCAGTAGTTGGCTCATCACAGATAAGTAAATCTGGTTCACAAGCTAGTGCTATTGCTATTACTACTCTTTGTCTCATCCCACCAGAAAACTGATGAGGATATTGATAAAATCTTTTTTCAGGTTCAGGAATACCAACTTTTTCAAGCATTTCTAATGCTAATTTCTTTGCTTCTTTTTTAGAAACTTTTTTATGTATAAGTATACCTTCCATTATTTGTTTACC
This genomic interval from Oceanivirga salmonicida contains the following:
- a CDS encoding ABC transporter ATP-binding protein; the encoded protein is MAEIIMKVRNMKKYFPIGKKKLLKAVDDVSIDIYRGEVLSLVGESGSGKTTFGRTLCKLYEKTLGDIELDGKPIEKYSKKEFTKRVQMIFQDPQASLNPRMTVGDIVAEGMDIHGLYEDRKDRQEKVYELLEIVGLNREHASRFPHEFSGGQRQRIGIARALAVNPQVLICDEPISALDVSIQAQVVNLLKKLQKERDLTLVFIAHDLSMVKYISDRVAVMFRGRLVELGTPDAVYNNPIHTYTKSLISAVPIPDPDHVKKEKIEMDEDYLRSPVGTAKDINKTVKSSLVEYEKDHYVEKDFIEDNK
- a CDS encoding ABC transporter ATP-binding protein — encoded protein: MNENILEVKNLSVSFNTYAGEVKAIRDISFSVKKGETLAIVGESGSGKSVTVQTIMGLIPMPPGEIKAGEILFDGVDLTKISEKELREYRGGRIGMIFQDPMTSLNPVIKIGKQIMEGILIHKKVSKKEAKKLALEMLEKVGIPEPEKRFYQYPHQFSGGMRQRVVIAIALACEPDLLICDEPTTALDVTIQAQIIDLINELKQSLNIGVILITHDLGVVAETADRVVVMYAGEKLEEAPVRELFKNPCHAYTWELLKSLPRLDMDSSVELFSIDGTPPDLLNPPVGDPFAARSEFSLKIDYEKKPPMVELPNNHFVKSWHYVDGAPKIKFNANGVITYTFEDGTETRVKTKYVKDSDREAR